In a genomic window of Penaeus monodon isolate SGIC_2016 chromosome 27, NSTDA_Pmon_1, whole genome shotgun sequence:
- the LOC119590735 gene encoding gastrula zinc finger protein xLCGF3.1-like, with translation MVKAVEAGGSLDVGTLLACLDAERRCRVCGKQFQPSPSWKQKLTRHLMTHSGEKPFYCPQCPHRCARKDSLKLHIARMHGSLPPI, from the exons ATGGTTAAGGCTGTG GAGGCTGGGGGCTCCTTGGATGTGGGGACGCTGCTTGCCTGCCTGGATGCGGAGCGGCGGTGTCGGGTGTGTGGCAAACAGTTCCAGCCAAGCCCCTCATGGAAGCAAAAACTGACGCGCCACCTCATGACCCACTCAGGAGAGAAGCCCTTCTACTGTCCCCAGTGCCCGCACCGGTGTGCTCGGAAAGACTCGTTGAAATTACACATCGCTCGCATGCATGGCTCGCTCCCACCCATCTAG
- the LOC119590736 gene encoding zinc finger protein 2-like, which produces MRQSPLVLQSSHLLHRTCRGRVASWQSGLVAHRPLLPTPSSQSVAVECITCGKTFYGFNRKFLLKRHMITHTGEKPFQCPHCPHRANLKQNLEVHIKRKHREQMPADYVPSSAAETP; this is translated from the exons ATGAGGCAGTCTCCCCTAGTGCTCCAGTCCTCTCACCTCCTTCACAGAACATGCAGA GGGCGGGTGGCGTCTTGGCAGTCCGGGCTTGTGGCACATCGCCCACTCCTGCCAACCCCCTCTTCCCAGTCTGTTGCAGTTGAGTGCATAACATGTGGGAAGACCTTCTACGGATTCAACCGCAAGTTCCTGTTAAAGCGACACATGATCACTCACACTGGTGAAAAGCCTTTCCAGTGCCCACACTGTCCGCATAGAGCTAACTTGAAACAGAATTTGGAAGTCCACATTAAACGGAAGCATAGGGAGCAAATGCCTGCTGATTACGTGCCTTCAAGTGCAGCAGAAACTCCTTGA